Proteins encoded together in one Canis aureus isolate CA01 chromosome 21, VMU_Caureus_v.1.0, whole genome shotgun sequence window:
- the LOC144292439 gene encoding DNA-binding protein SMUBP-2-like isoform X13 → MASAAVESFVTKHLDLLELERDAEVEERRSWQENISPKELQSRGVCLLKLQVSSQRTGLYGRLLVTLEPRRCTSAAVLPSNSFTSGDIVGLYDEGNQLATGILTRITQRSVTVAFDASHDFQLSLDRDRERAYRLLKLANDITYKRLKKALITLKKYHSGPASSLIEVLFGGSAPSPASNTDFKAA, encoded by the exons ATGGCCTCCGCGGCTGTGGAGAGCTTCGTGACCAAGCATTTGGACCTGCTGGAACTCGAGAGAGACGCGGAGGTGGAGGAGCGCAG GTCCTGGCAGGAAAACATCTCCCCAAAAGAACTCCAGAGCCGAGGCGTCTGTTTGCTGAAGCTGCAGGTTTCCAGCCAGCGGACTGGGCTGTACGGGCGGCTGCTGGTCACCTTAGAGCCCAGGAGATGCACATCTGCTGCGGTGCTTCCCAGCAACAGCTTTACTTCAG GCGATATAGTGGGTCTGTATGATGAAGGCAATCAGCTGGCCACAGGGATCCTGACGCGGATCACACAGAGATCAGTCACAGTAGCCTTTGATGCGTCTCATGATTTCCAGCTGAGCTTGGACCGGGACCGGGAGCGGGCCTACAGACTGTTAAAACTTGCCAATGACATCACTTACAAGCGACTGAAAAA GGCTCTGATAACACTAAAGAAGTACCATTCTGGCCCCGCGTCCTCACTCATAGAGGTCCTCTTTGGCGGATCAGCCCCCAGTCCTGCCAGCAATACAG
- the LOC144292439 gene encoding DNA-binding protein SMUBP-2-like isoform X12, translating into MASAAVESFVTKHLDLLELERDAEVEERRSWQENISPKELQSRGVCLLKLQVSSQRTGLYGRLLVTLEPRRCTSAAVLPSNSFTSGDIVGLYDEGNQLATGILTRITQRSVTVAFDASHDFQLSLDRDRERAYRLLKLANDITYKRLKKALITLKKYHSGPASSLIEVLFGGSAPSPASNTVFQVNRIENM; encoded by the exons ATGGCCTCCGCGGCTGTGGAGAGCTTCGTGACCAAGCATTTGGACCTGCTGGAACTCGAGAGAGACGCGGAGGTGGAGGAGCGCAG GTCCTGGCAGGAAAACATCTCCCCAAAAGAACTCCAGAGCCGAGGCGTCTGTTTGCTGAAGCTGCAGGTTTCCAGCCAGCGGACTGGGCTGTACGGGCGGCTGCTGGTCACCTTAGAGCCCAGGAGATGCACATCTGCTGCGGTGCTTCCCAGCAACAGCTTTACTTCAG GCGATATAGTGGGTCTGTATGATGAAGGCAATCAGCTGGCCACAGGGATCCTGACGCGGATCACACAGAGATCAGTCACAGTAGCCTTTGATGCGTCTCATGATTTCCAGCTGAGCTTGGACCGGGACCGGGAGCGGGCCTACAGACTGTTAAAACTTGCCAATGACATCACTTACAAGCGACTGAAAAA GGCTCTGATAACACTAAAGAAGTACCATTCTGGCCCCGCGTCCTCACTCATAGAGGTCCTCTTTGGCGGATCAGCCCCCAGTCCTGCCAGCAATACAG
- the LOC144292441 gene encoding large ribosomal subunit protein bL21m-like isoform X1 codes for MAAAVAARAVPVCFRRLLCACSRRGPRAAGPGAASLGSASQRFGSQSTSVPQGYVPKTSLSSPPWPEVVLPDPAEETRHHAEVVGKVNELIATGQYGRLFAVVHFASHQWKVTSEDLILINNELDIACGERIRLEKVLLVGADNFTLLGKPLLGKDLVRVEATVIEKTESWPKINMKFKKRKNYRKTKVIVNPQTVLRINTIEIAPCLC; via the exons ATGGCGGCGGCCGTGGCGGCCCGCGCCGTGCCCGTGTGCTTCCGACGGCTGCTGTGCGCCTGCAGCCGCCGCGGCCCGAGAGCCGCAGGGCCCGGAGCCG CTTCCCTGGGATCTGCTTCCCAAAGATTTGGTTCACAGAGTACTTCAGTTCCACAAGG GTACGTTCCTAAAACATCACTGAGTTCACCACCTTGGCCAGAAGTTGTCCTGCCAGACCCAGCTGAGGAGACCAGACACCATGCAG AGGTCGTGGGGAAGGTGAACGAGCTGATCGCCACAGGCCAGTATGGCAGGCTGTTTGCTGTGGTGCACTTCGCCAGCCACCAGTGGAAGGTGACCTCTGAGGACCTGATTTTAATCAACAACGAATTAGACATTGCATGTGGAGAGAGGATACGGCTGGAGAAG GTCCTATTGGTTGGAGCTGACAACTTCACGTTACTTGGCAAGCCACTCCTTGG aaagGATCTCGTTCGAGTAGAAGCCACGGTCATCGAAAAGACAGAATCATGGccaaaaattaatatgaaatttaagaagaggaaaaactACAGGAAGACGAAAG
- the LOC144292439 gene encoding DNA-binding protein SMUBP-2-like isoform X7 has translation MASAAVESFVTKHLDLLELERDAEVEERRSWQENISPKELQSRGVCLLKLQVSSQRTGLYGRLLVTLEPRRCTSAAVLPSNSFTSGDIVGLYDEGNQLATGILTRITQRSVTVAFDASHDFQLSLDRDRERAYRLLKLANDITYKRLKKALITLKKYHSGPASSLIEVLFGGSAPSPASNTVTERERERERERQRRRRREKQAPCTGSPTWDSIPGLQDRALGQRQAPNRCATQGSLSASFKLKITYF, from the exons ATGGCCTCCGCGGCTGTGGAGAGCTTCGTGACCAAGCATTTGGACCTGCTGGAACTCGAGAGAGACGCGGAGGTGGAGGAGCGCAG GTCCTGGCAGGAAAACATCTCCCCAAAAGAACTCCAGAGCCGAGGCGTCTGTTTGCTGAAGCTGCAGGTTTCCAGCCAGCGGACTGGGCTGTACGGGCGGCTGCTGGTCACCTTAGAGCCCAGGAGATGCACATCTGCTGCGGTGCTTCCCAGCAACAGCTTTACTTCAG GCGATATAGTGGGTCTGTATGATGAAGGCAATCAGCTGGCCACAGGGATCCTGACGCGGATCACACAGAGATCAGTCACAGTAGCCTTTGATGCGTCTCATGATTTCCAGCTGAGCTTGGACCGGGACCGGGAGCGGGCCTACAGACTGTTAAAACTTGCCAATGACATCACTTACAAGCGACTGAAAAA GGCTCTGATAACACTAAAGAAGTACCATTCTGGCCCCGCGTCCTCACTCATAGAGGTCCTCTTTGGCGGATCAGCCCCCAGTCCTGCCAGCAATACAG tcacagagagagagagagagagagagagagagaggcagagacgcaggcggagggagaagcaggctccatgcaccgggagcccgacgtgggattcgatcccgggtctccaggatcgcgccctgggccaaaggcaggcgccaaaccgctgcgccacccagggatccctctcagcATCCTTCAAATTGAAGATCACTTATTTCTGA